CCAGCCCGCGAGCACAACCATCGACAGCGCCATCGTCACGAGCATCGTCGTCGTGCCGCTCCCGCCGACCGCCGCGATGAGCACGCCGAACGCGATCAGCGCGCCGATGATCCCGAACAACAAAAACGCCACCGGCGCCGTCATCAGATTGAACCCCGGGGCCTTGTACCACGGCTTATCCCAGCGCCGCTGCGCCAACTCACCGATATCACTCCGCACCCCGCACTCCGGGCAATCCACCAGCAGCGCCGAAGCAAGCCCCGGCTCGCCCGTCACAAACGGAAGCCCACGCAGGTTGTAACCACACTGCGGACACCCCATGTCCGTGTCCCACGCCCCGACCCCAGCCGCTACCTCCGGCACCCCCGGAACCGCCGGCCCATCCGTCACAACCGGCACAACCGGCACAGCCCCAACCACCGGCACAACCGGACCCGGCGACACAACCGGCACAGACTCACGCCGAGGCGCATCCGTCCCCGCATCAGGTTCTCGCGGCTCATGCTCCATATCGGACCTTGCCTATCCAACACAACCTAGCCGATCGCAGCACATTGGGTGCTACATCGTAGGCGCATCGCGATCCGCATCATATCCCCGAAGCCCGGCGCTTCATCTCGATTCGCAGGCAGTATCCCGCGACTTTCTTCTCGCCAAACCTGGCGAGCGAGAAGAAAACCAAACCTACGGCGAATACCAGCACAGTCATAATCAGATCGGTACCAAGCCTGGAACTCTTTCCGCGCAGCTCCGTCAACATCGTCGCACAACTAAAACACCCGACGGCCATTGCGATGATGCCCACACTCCGGACAATCCACCCGCGTCCCAGGCCCCAACATCCCCGGGCCACCCCCAACCAACGGCTCCGCCGACACATACGCCAACCCCCGAAGCGCATACCCACACCCCGGACAATCCACCGCCAAAATCACATGCGCCTCATCCATCAACCCACCCGTGAACGCCGATCCCACCCCAAACCCCGAATCCATCTTCTCGAATCACTACGCAGGATCGAATTGAACATAACATGCATTATCGGGCCTTGGGTCTGCCTGGTTTGGATGCTCTTCATCGATCGAACTCACCATCGCATGGGTCGGTAAGGCGTCCATGGATCTTAGATCAAGCCGACCATTCCCCCGCGTAGAGCGCATCGTAAGGCGAGCCGGCGGTTGTGCAGAGCTCGTAGCGGCGCTTCGTGATTTGGCGGAGGTGGAGCCAGTCGTGGGCGGCCCAGCTGGCGAAGAGGTCGGCGGCCTTGAGGTCGCCCAGCGGGTGCGGGTGGGTGGTTTCCCAGTCGATCGGGCGGATGGACGCCAGCCAGAGCATGTTGTCGGCCCGTGATTTCGTGAAGCGCGCGAGCGACTCCGCGGGGTCTTGCTCGTTGTGCTTGCGGAGCTGGGCCCAGTTGGCGGGGTCGATCTTGGGCCAGTCCTGGGTGGGGTCTTCGAGGGTCAGCCGGAGGCGCAGCGCGAAGTCTTCGACTTCTTCGTCGGCGAGGTGGCAGACGACTTCAAGGATCGAGTACGCGCCCGAGGCGGGCTTCCAGCGGAACTGCGCGTCACTCAATCCCGCGACGGCGGCGCTGAGCACGGCGGGGAAACCAGTTAGGTCCGACATCAGGGCGGCTTCGTTCATGGGGATGAGATGCAATAGAGATGAACGTGATGTTGTTTAGCCGACCTCCCAACGGGCGGCGCGTTGTGTTGTCGTGTGGACACGCTCCGCCCCGTTGGGCGGGAGGCAAAACGGGACGGGTCGTCGCGCGAATCAGAAACTTGATTTACTCGGCCGCGTCGTCTTCGCCTTCGTCGTCGGCGTCGCCCTCTTCTTCGCCGCCCTCTTCCTCGGTGTCGTCGGGCTCGTCGAGTTCGACTTCTTCGGCCAAGAGCGCCTGGATGGCCTCTTCGACGTTGTCGTGGTTCAGGTCGGCGATGCGGAGGTGGCCGTGCTTGTCGAGCAGGTAGTAGTCGGGGAAGCCGTTGGGGCCGTAGGCGCGGTTGGTACGGTTGTCGACATCGACGCAGGCGGGGAAGGCGATGTCGTATTCCTCGGCGACGTTGGCGAGCGCGAAACCTTCGAGCGTGGCGCAGACGCCGATGACGACGAGGCCTTGGTCGCTGTAGGTTTCATGCAGGGCGTTGAGCTCTTCGATCGTGTTGAGCCAGGGGGCGGCCCAGGTCGCGCCGAAGGAGAGGAGGACGACTTTGCCTTCGAGGTCGTCGGGGGTGAGGCCTTCGTCGCCGGCGTTGACCCACTGGTCGACTTCGAGGGCCGGGGGCGTGTCGGCGTTGTCTTCGAGCTTGCTCAGGCGGTCGCGTGAGTTCTCGTCGCCTTCGAGCCAGCCGCGCGGGATGCGGGCCCGGCCGGTGTTGTCGGCCTGTTCTTCGAGCAGCGCGTCGACAACCTGCTCGATAGCGTCGGGCTTGAGGCCGATCGCGCGGACGGTGCCGGTCGCGTCGACGACGGCGTAGGTCGGGAAGAAGGCGATGGGCCAGTCGGTGTTGACCTGGTCGCCGTCGACGAAGGCGGAGGGGTACTCGGCGCCGTGTTGTTCGAGGATGCCGGGCATCTGGCCCGGGTCGCCGCTGGCGCAGATGGCGACGAACCGGACGCCCTCTTCGGCGTAGGTGTGCATGACTTCGTTGTTGTGCGGGATGGAGGCGATGCAGGGGCCGCACCAGGTCGCCCAGAAGTCGATGACGACGATGTGGCCTTCCATGTCTTCGCGCGTGAGTTCGCCGTTGACCCAGTCGGTGACGGTGAGCTCGGGCGCGGCGCTGCCCTCGAAGTTGGTGTGGTCGTTGGAGCGTTCGCCGTTGTTCTCGGTGAAGAACCACTCGTCGGGGAACTCGCCGGCGAAGGCGGGCGACGCGAGGAGCGCGGCGGCGACGAGTGTGCGGCAGGCGACGGCGAGCGTGGCTTTGAATGCTGGCTTTAGCATCGGGGTTCCCTTGCAGATCGGGCGTAGTTTTCGGGCGATATCTATTGTACCCCGCGGGGGTGGGCGGGGTTCGTTTGGGGGTCTGCGAAGCGTATTTGGCATCTGGTAAGTGGGGTCACGCACCGATGCTAGATAGGGGATTGGGGAAGAATCAACACGACGGTGATAAGCGTCGATAGTATGCTCGACATGTGTTTGGAACTGCTTTTTCTCGGGACGGGGACGAGCACGGGCGTGCCGATGATCGGCTGCCGGTGCGGGGTGTGTACGTCCGACGACCCGCGCGACACGCGGAGCCGGGCCAGCGTGCTGGTGCGCTACCCCCGCCCCGCCGACGCCCCCCCGCCCGACCGGCTGAGCGATGAGGGCCGACGCCTGCTCGGCACGGCCGGGTCCGCCTCGAGCAGCGCCGACCCCGCGCACGGCCGCGACGGCCCGCCCGACCGGGTCAACATCCTCGTCGACGTCACGCCCGACATCCGCAGCCAATCCCTACGCGAAGCGTTGGACTGGCTCGACGCGGTGATGCTCACCCATGCGCACGCGGACCACACGATGGGGATCGACGACCTGCGTCGGTACAACGCGATCATGGATGCGCCGCTGGACATCTATGCCGAGCCGGGCGTACACGAGCAGCTTGGCCAGGCGTTCGGCTACATCTTCAACCCGTCGCGCAACGGCAAAGAGTCGTTCATCGCGAACCTCTTGCCGTTTCCGGTCGCGGTGCATGACCCCATCGCGCTGCACGGCGCGGCGTGGACCCCGATCCGTTTGATGCACGGCCGACTGCCGATCGTCGGCTACCGTGTCGATTGGGACGGCCGATCGATCGCATACTGCACCGATGTCTCGACGATCCCGCCCGAGACCTGGCCGATGCTTGAGGGGCTTGACGTGTTTGTCGTTGATGGCTTGCGGTATCGCCACCACCCGACGCATATGACGATCGACCGGGCGATCGAGGTGTGTGAGCAGGTCGGCGCGACGCGAAGTTTCCTGACGCACATGTCGCACGATGTGAGCCACGCGGCGCAGCAAGCGACGATGCCCCAGGGCGTGGCGCTGGCGCATGACGGGCTATGCGTTTCGGTGGGCGCGGACCGCGCGGTGGCGGTTGCCCAATAGCTCCATCCGAAAACACCTACTCGTGGACCCCGTAAAACACCGGGTCCGCGTCGGAGACATCTTCGTGGGGCTGGCGCGTAACGAGGAAGCCCAGGCCGCGCAGCGCATCCGATGAGCCGAAGTACAGCCCGCCGTCGGGGCCGATCGCGGGGCTGGCCCAGTCGATCTGGCCGGCGACCTCATGGGACCACAGCACGTCGAACCGGCCGTCGCGCGGGACCAGCGCATACATCCGGCCGGGCGTTTCTTTCTTCACCAAGGTTTCCCACTGGCCCCGGACGCCGACATAGACAATCCCGCTGGCATCGACCGTGACGTCCGTCAGCCCGCCGAGGCACGCGGGCTCGGCGTCGCTCGGGTCCCACGACACAAACGTCTCGCCGGTCTGCGGGTTGAGGCGGTGCAGCATCCCGCCGGGCGCGTTGACATCGCGCAGCGCGGTCGTGCTCACGTAGAGCATGCCGACCGTGCCCTGAGCTTCGAGCAGCGCGATGCCGCCCGCCCAGTGCGTCGCGGGCCGCTCGCCCTCGAGCATCGTCGGCCCCCACTTGACTTCGCCCCGGTCGCCGTGGTCGACCACCGCCGCGGCGATCGGCGTCGCCCCCCGCCGGCCCTCCAGCACCCCCGCGATGTAGACCACGCCGTCGATCCCCACCGCCAGGTCGATGCCGCCCCACCGCTCCAATTCGAGTCGCCACTTGAGTTCGCCCGTCTCCGTGTTGAGCGCCAACAACTCACATGGCACTTCGCGCGACGGCAACGCGGTCACGGCGTAGCACGTCGCTTGATCCACCGACACCGCGACGGGCGCGCTGAAGACCTGTTCGAGCGTCCCCTCCTCCGGGTAGCGCCAGCGCATCTGCCCGCGCCGCCCCACCGCGTACACCGCATTGGTTTCGTGACGCACGAGGCGCGGCGGGTCGGGGCGGTGCGGCGCGGCCCAGGTCGCAAAGAGGATGAGCCCGCTGTCGGTGATGAGCGGCCCGCCGACGATCTCGCCGCCGCCCTCGGGGTCGTCGGGCCGCGCGGGGTCAAGCGTCGTGAACACCCAGCGGTTCTCGCCGCGCCTGCGGTCGACGCAGTAGAGCTTGCCATCCCCCCGGCCGACGTACATCACGTTGCCTGTGGGGTCGAGGCACGGCGTGCCTTCGATCGTGCCGTTATAGAAACTCCAGTGCCGTCCTGCCCCGGCGGGCCGATCTTGCGGCCCGGGCTCGCGGCCGTCGAAGCGGTAGGCGTACGGATTGAAGCCCGGGTGCAGCGGGTCCCACAGCGGCAGGCCCGTTGCGGGGTCGAGACCGTAGATGCGGCCGTCGAACTTGTCCCACTTCTCGCGGTCTTGCCCCCGGCCGCGCATGACGCCCCACGTGCCGAAGTACACGCCGTGTTCATCGACGGCGGCCTCGATGTTGATGACGACGCCGTCGTTGGCGGTGTACGTCCAAACGTGGCCGACGGCGCGCGGGCCGTTGTTGCCCGATCGGCCGGTACGCCGCGCGTCATGGCTGCGCATCGGCCAGTTGTCGGCGACGGGCTCATCGCCTTGGGCGAATGCGGGCGCTGCGCTGAACAACATCAGAATTGTCAATACAACACCGAAGCGGTGTAAAAAAGAAAAACCGGCACAGGGGTGAGAGGTCCGCATGGTAGCGCGTACCGCCGAGGCCCTTGGCCGGTTGCGTGGGTTGTGTGGATGGGTTGCGAATCGTGCCGTGATTGTTTAGCCGCCGCCCGGAGGGTAGCACGTCGAGGCTCGTTGATGAATACGCGCCGCCCGTTGGGCGGCGGCTAAACATCGGTGCGCTTCACGACTTAGTCACAGTAGTCGTAACCACCACCGTGCCCGTATCCGCCGCCATGCCCACCGCCGTGTCCGCCGTAGTTGTAGTCGTAGTGGTGCGACTGGTGGCTGTTGCGGTGGCGTCGGTGGTGATGGTCGTCGTGGTCATCGACGATCAGCGCGGTCGCGATGATCGCCCCGCCGACGAGCAGCGCACCGGTGGTGCGGTCGCAGCCGGTAGACAGCGTGGCGAAGCCGATGAGGAGTGTTGCAAGGAGCAGGTTGCGTAAACGTCGCATGGTTTTTCCTTTCAAAACACGCGGGTACCCGGGGGCACCTATCAGGGTATCACGCCGACAAGCCGGCACAAAGACCTATGCGACCTAAAGACGCAAAAGGGGCCATGTTTGTTTCGCATACCCAAGAAATGCACGAAAAAGTGCCACTACGCACCGGCGGAGGGCGGTCTGCCGCCCGTGCCTTCTTCAGTCCCCGCATCAGCATCCTGGCCCACTTCCTCCCCCGGCTCAACCCCCACCGTCTCTGGCTTCTCCAGACTTACCCGCCCCAGTTTGCCCGCCCGCATCTCGCGCAGCAGCAGCTCGCCCGCGCGGTTCAGTTCGACCTCCCCCCCGCCGACCAGGCAGCCCCGCTTCCGCCCGATCGCTTCGAGCAGCGCGACCGGCTCGTCGGGCAGCGCGTCCAGCTTGTACCGCATCTTGAGCGCATCGGGGTACTGCGCCGCAAGCCAGCGCGCGGCAAAAACCGCCACGTCGTCGTAGTCGATCGCCGTGTCCTTGATCGCCCCACTCACCGCGAGCCGGTAGCCCACCAGTGGGTCCTCGAACTTGGGCCAGAGGATGCCCGGCGTATCGGTGAGCACGATCCCATTTTTCAGATCGATCTCCTGCCGCCCGCGCGTCACCGCCGGCTCGTCGCCCACGTTCGCAACCTTCTTCCCACGCAGCGCATTGATGATCGTGGACTTCCCCGCGTTCGGGATCCCCACCACCATCACACGCACCTTCTGCTCCTTCTTCACCCGCTGCTTCGCGAACCGGCGGATCATCTTGGGCAGGTCCTTCACCGCGCCCGGGTCCGTCGCGATCAGCGTCAGCGTCTTCACCCCCCGCTGCTGCTCGAACGCATCCCGCCACGCCCGCGTCACCACCGGGTCGGCCAGGTCGTGCTTGTTGAGCAGCGTGATGCAGGGCACGGTCCCCGGCGTGCCGTTCTCGCCCTTGCCCTGCACGTTGCGGCGAAGCTCGTCGAGCAGCGGGTTACGCGACGAGTCGGGCAGCCGCGCATCGAGCACCTCGATGACGACGTCCGTCTTGGGCATCATCGCGGCCAGCTGCTGCCGCGTCTTGTGCATGTGGCCGGGGAACCAGTTGATTGCCATTGAAGGAGTGTAGCGTCTCGGCATCACCGGGGGCGCTGGTACAGTGACGGCACCGTGATCTAACACGAACTCCGCTTGAGGACACACGATGTCATACCCACGACTGATTGCGAGCGTGCTCTGCCTGTTCGTCGTTGTCTGCGCGGGGCCGTTGGCCTTTGCGGGTGAGCCCTGCCGCATCGAGGTCATCGATGCCGACAACGGCTGGCCCGTGCCCCTGGTCGAACTGCGCACCACGAACCATCAACGCTTCGTCACCGACAACGCCGGCGTCATCGCGCTCGACGCCCCCGAACTCATGGGACGCGCAACCTTCTTCCACATCGAGGGCCACGGCTACTGCGTCCCCGCCGACGGCTTCGGCTACGCCGGCGTCCGCATCACCGCCGAGCCCGGCCAAACGATCCGCATCGAGGTCAACCGCACCAACATCGCCAAGCGCCTGGGCCGACTCACCGGCACCGGGCTCTTCGCCGAGTCGCAGCAGCTCGGCGACGACCCCGACTGGCAAGACGGCCCAACCGTCGGCCAAGACACCGTCCAACTCGCCCGCTACAACGACAAGCTCTTCTGGCTCTGGGGCGACACCACGCTGCTGGATTACCCGCTGGGCGTGTTTGATTCGACGGCCGCGACGACCGACGCGCAGCCCTTCGCTTCGTTCGAGCCGCCCCTTCGGCCGGTGTTCGACTACTACATCGACGACACGACCTCTCGCCCGCGCGGGGTGGCGGACCTCTCGGGCAGTGGGCCGACCTGGCTTGGTGGCATGATCGCGCTGCCCGGCGCCGACGGCCGCGAACACCTCGTCGCCACCTACGCCAAGATCCGCGGCTTCCTCCACGCCTACGAACGCGGGCTGTGCGAGTGGGACGACACCACCCAGTCGTTTGAGCGCGTCCGGGTCTTGTGGCACGAAGACGCGGGCGACCGACAGGAAATGCGCTGGCACAACGGCCACCCGTTCCGCTACACCGACGCCCAAGGCGAGCGGTGGGTCGCGGTCGGCAACCCGATGCCAACAATCCGATTCCCCGCAACCTATGAGGCCTGGCGCGACCCTTCGACATGGCTCGCGTGTGAGCCCGGCCCGCCGATCCAGGCCGC
The sequence above is a segment of the Phycisphaeraceae bacterium D3-23 genome. Coding sequences within it:
- the ylqF gene encoding ribosome biogenesis GTPase YlqF — its product is MAINWFPGHMHKTRQQLAAMMPKTDVVIEVLDARLPDSSRNPLLDELRRNVQGKGENGTPGTVPCITLLNKHDLADPVVTRAWRDAFEQQRGVKTLTLIATDPGAVKDLPKMIRRFAKQRVKKEQKVRVMVVGIPNAGKSTIINALRGKKVANVGDEPAVTRGRQEIDLKNGIVLTDTPGILWPKFEDPLVGYRLAVSGAIKDTAIDYDDVAVFAARWLAAQYPDALKMRYKLDALPDEPVALLEAIGRKRGCLVGGGEVELNRAGELLLREMRAGKLGRVSLEKPETVGVEPGEEVGQDADAGTEEGTGGRPPSAGA
- a CDS encoding MBL fold metallo-hydrolase codes for the protein MLDMCLELLFLGTGTSTGVPMIGCRCGVCTSDDPRDTRSRASVLVRYPRPADAPPPDRLSDEGRRLLGTAGSASSSADPAHGRDGPPDRVNILVDVTPDIRSQSLREALDWLDAVMLTHAHADHTMGIDDLRRYNAIMDAPLDIYAEPGVHEQLGQAFGYIFNPSRNGKESFIANLLPFPVAVHDPIALHGAAWTPIRLMHGRLPIVGYRVDWDGRSIAYCTDVSTIPPETWPMLEGLDVFVVDGLRYRHHPTHMTIDRAIEVCEQVGATRSFLTHMSHDVSHAAQQATMPQGVALAHDGLCVSVGADRAVAVAQ
- a CDS encoding DinB family protein, encoding MNEAALMSDLTGFPAVLSAAVAGLSDAQFRWKPASGAYSILEVVCHLADEEVEDFALRLRLTLEDPTQDWPKIDPANWAQLRKHNEQDPAESLARFTKSRADNMLWLASIRPIDWETTHPHPLGDLKAADLFASWAAHDWLHLRQITKRRYELCTTAGSPYDALYAGEWSA
- a CDS encoding PQQ-binding-like beta-propeller repeat protein; this encodes MLFSAAPAFAQGDEPVADNWPMRSHDARRTGRSGNNGPRAVGHVWTYTANDGVVINIEAAVDEHGVYFGTWGVMRGRGQDREKWDKFDGRIYGLDPATGLPLWDPLHPGFNPYAYRFDGREPGPQDRPAGAGRHWSFYNGTIEGTPCLDPTGNVMYVGRGDGKLYCVDRRRGENRWVFTTLDPARPDDPEGGGEIVGGPLITDSGLILFATWAAPHRPDPPRLVRHETNAVYAVGRRGQMRWRYPEEGTLEQVFSAPVAVSVDQATCYAVTALPSREVPCELLALNTETGELKWRLELERWGGIDLAVGIDGVVYIAGVLEGRRGATPIAAAVVDHGDRGEVKWGPTMLEGERPATHWAGGIALLEAQGTVGMLYVSTTALRDVNAPGGMLHRLNPQTGETFVSWDPSDAEPACLGGLTDVTVDASGIVYVGVRGQWETLVKKETPGRMYALVPRDGRFDVLWSHEVAGQIDWASPAIGPDGGLYFGSSDALRGLGFLVTRQPHEDVSDADPVFYGVHE
- a CDS encoding TlpA disulfide reductase family protein, yielding MLKPAFKATLAVACRTLVAAALLASPAFAGEFPDEWFFTENNGERSNDHTNFEGSAAPELTVTDWVNGELTREDMEGHIVVIDFWATWCGPCIASIPHNNEVMHTYAEEGVRFVAICASGDPGQMPGILEQHGAEYPSAFVDGDQVNTDWPIAFFPTYAVVDATGTVRAIGLKPDAIEQVVDALLEEQADNTGRARIPRGWLEGDENSRDRLSKLEDNADTPPALEVDQWVNAGDEGLTPDDLEGKVVLLSFGATWAAPWLNTIEELNALHETYSDQGLVVIGVCATLEGFALANVAEEYDIAFPACVDVDNRTNRAYGPNGFPDYYLLDKHGHLRIADLNHDNVEEAIQALLAEEVELDEPDDTEEEGGEEEGDADDEGEDDAAE